One window of the Niallia circulans genome contains the following:
- a CDS encoding PTS fructose transporter subunit IIABC: MKITELLTQETILLNIEGNGKLDAINQLVDILHSAGKLTDRETYKQAILNREEQSTTGIGEGIAIPHAKTSAVKTAAIAFGRSSSGVDYESLDGQPANLFFMIAAPDGANNTHLEALSRLSTLLLKEEVRSKLLTATTKQDVISIIDSYDVEEETVDENIADKKNFIVAVTACPTGIAHTYMAADSLKAKAAEMGVDIKVETNGSGGAKNVLTAEEIDKATAVIVAADTKVQMERFNGKHVVETPVADGIRKPEELINRAINQQAPVYNGGSGSNSGEVNTGKKGIGSQIYKHLMNGVSNMLPFVVGGGILIAISFMFGYNSADPNDPSYNAFAAVIKYIGGDNAFALLVPVLAGFIAMSIADRPGFAPGMVAGFMAAQGGAGFLGGLIGGFLAGYLVIGLKKVLEVLPRSLEGIKTILLYPLLGIFFTGLIMNYVIMEPVAAINTGMTNWLSNIGTGNAVFLGIILGAMMAIDMGGPINKSAYVFGTGLIANGVFEPMAAIMAGGMVPPLAIALATVLFKKKFTKQEKDAGLTNFIMGLSFITEGAIPFAAGDPLRVIPSVAVGAAVTGGLSMFFHIGLRAPHGGVFVVGLVDGNPWLYLLAIVIGAIISALLLGLVKKPVQQK, encoded by the coding sequence ATGAAAATTACTGAATTATTAACGCAAGAGACTATCCTTTTGAATATTGAAGGAAATGGTAAGCTTGATGCCATTAATCAGTTAGTGGATATTCTTCATTCAGCGGGGAAATTAACAGATAGAGAAACGTATAAGCAAGCGATTTTAAATAGAGAAGAGCAAAGTACAACGGGAATTGGCGAAGGAATAGCAATTCCCCATGCAAAAACGAGTGCTGTAAAAACTGCTGCTATTGCGTTTGGGCGATCAAGCAGTGGTGTCGATTATGAATCATTAGATGGACAGCCGGCGAATTTATTTTTTATGATTGCTGCACCAGATGGAGCTAACAATACTCATCTCGAAGCACTTTCAAGACTATCTACATTATTGCTTAAAGAAGAAGTGCGCAGTAAGTTATTAACTGCAACTACAAAACAAGATGTAATATCAATAATTGACAGCTATGATGTAGAGGAAGAAACGGTTGACGAAAATATTGCCGATAAGAAGAATTTTATTGTGGCAGTAACTGCTTGTCCAACCGGTATTGCTCATACTTACATGGCAGCAGATTCATTAAAGGCAAAAGCAGCTGAAATGGGTGTTGATATTAAAGTTGAAACTAATGGTTCCGGTGGAGCAAAGAATGTTCTGACAGCAGAGGAAATTGACAAAGCAACAGCTGTAATTGTTGCTGCTGATACAAAAGTGCAAATGGAACGCTTCAACGGGAAACATGTGGTTGAAACACCTGTTGCAGATGGTATTCGAAAACCTGAGGAATTAATCAATCGCGCTATTAACCAGCAAGCACCGGTATATAACGGTGGATCAGGCTCTAATTCCGGCGAAGTTAACACAGGAAAAAAAGGCATTGGTAGTCAAATTTACAAACACTTAATGAACGGTGTTTCGAACATGCTGCCATTTGTTGTTGGTGGCGGAATACTAATTGCTATTTCCTTTATGTTTGGTTATAACTCAGCTGATCCGAATGACCCGAGTTATAATGCTTTTGCTGCTGTTATTAAATATATTGGTGGCGATAATGCCTTTGCATTATTAGTGCCAGTTCTTGCTGGTTTTATCGCGATGAGTATCGCAGATCGCCCAGGTTTTGCTCCTGGTATGGTTGCAGGATTTATGGCTGCTCAAGGTGGTGCTGGTTTTCTTGGTGGATTAATTGGCGGATTCTTAGCTGGTTATTTAGTTATCGGTCTAAAGAAAGTGTTAGAAGTACTTCCTAGATCATTAGAAGGAATTAAAACGATTCTACTTTACCCATTACTAGGAATTTTCTTTACTGGCCTTATTATGAATTATGTGATTATGGAACCTGTTGCAGCTATTAACACTGGTATGACAAATTGGCTGTCAAATATTGGTACGGGTAATGCCGTCTTCTTAGGAATTATCTTAGGTGCAATGATGGCGATTGATATGGGTGGACCAATCAATAAATCGGCATATGTTTTTGGAACAGGGCTAATTGCAAACGGTGTATTTGAGCCAATGGCTGCTATTATGGCTGGTGGAATGGTACCGCCATTAGCAATTGCTTTAGCAACAGTTTTATTTAAAAAGAAATTTACAAAGCAAGAAAAGGATGCAGGTTTAACAAACTTTATTATGGGTCTTTCCTTTATTACAGAAGGTGCTATTCCTTTTGCAGCAGGTGATCCGTTACGCGTTATACCATCTGTTGCAGTTGGTGCGGCAGTTACGGGTGGACTATCAATGTTCTTCCATATCGGTTTAAGAGCACCACACGGCGGTGTGTTCGTAGTTGGATTGGTTGATGGAAATCCATGGCTATACCTATTGGCTATTGTAATAGGGGCGATCATATCAGCTTTATTGTTAGGATTAGTAAAGAAGCCTGTTCAACAAAAATAA
- the pfkB gene encoding 1-phosphofructokinase, with protein MIYTLTLNPSVDYIIEVAEVHLGELNRLEKTSKFAGGKGINVSRVLKKMGVQSKALGFVGGFTGSFIETQLLSEMIETDFVKVEEDTRINVKLKSDTETELNANGPAISEVKFQELKEKIAALTSEDLLVLAGSVPSTLPKTTYEELVKICHANNVSFVVDAEGELLKAVLPYQPFLIKPNHHELGELFGVTISTPEEAIPYGKKLLEMGAQNVIVSLAGDGAVLITQHEEIISTVPKGQVKSSVGAGDSMVAGFLSKYEETQDIKESFRYSIASGSATAFSIGLCTKEKVEELLPQVQVQS; from the coding sequence ATGATTTATACCCTAACTTTAAATCCTTCTGTCGATTATATAATCGAAGTGGCAGAAGTGCATTTAGGAGAACTAAATCGCTTAGAAAAAACAAGTAAATTTGCAGGTGGAAAAGGAATAAATGTTTCAAGAGTGTTAAAAAAAATGGGCGTGCAAAGTAAAGCGTTAGGATTTGTCGGCGGATTTACTGGAAGCTTTATTGAAACACAACTATTATCAGAAATGATTGAAACAGATTTTGTGAAAGTAGAAGAAGATACACGTATCAATGTGAAGTTAAAGAGTGATACAGAAACAGAATTAAACGCAAATGGTCCCGCTATTTCTGAAGTAAAGTTTCAGGAATTGAAAGAGAAGATTGCTGCTCTAACGTCAGAAGATCTACTAGTTTTAGCTGGAAGTGTTCCGTCTACTCTTCCTAAAACCACCTATGAAGAGCTAGTCAAAATCTGTCACGCAAATAATGTTTCTTTCGTCGTAGATGCAGAAGGTGAATTATTAAAAGCAGTCTTGCCTTATCAACCGTTTTTAATCAAGCCTAATCATCATGAACTGGGTGAATTGTTTGGGGTAACTATTTCGACTCCAGAAGAAGCGATCCCGTATGGAAAAAAACTATTGGAAATGGGAGCGCAAAATGTGATCGTCTCTTTAGCAGGTGATGGCGCAGTCTTGATTACTCAACACGAAGAAATTATTAGTACGGTTCCGAAAGGGCAAGTGAAAAGCTCAGTTGGCGCAGGAGATAGCATGGTAGCAGGCTTCTTATCTAAATATGAGGAGACACAGGATATAAAAGAATCCTTCCGCTATAGTATTGCCTCAGGAAGTGCGACTGCTTTTTCAATTGGATTATGTACAAAGGAAAAGGTAGAAGAGCTTCTTCCGCAAGTCCAAGTACAATCATAA
- a CDS encoding DeoR/GlpR family DNA-binding transcription regulator, with translation MLTPERHELILQLLKQHSVVKIQDLIDVLNTSESTIRRDLTQLEQEGFLKRVHGGAARLQRKITEQSMSEKAFKNLQEKKMIAAYAAKLVEDGDSIYLDAGSTIKEMIPFLKNRDIVVVTNGLTHMTSLLEARIQTYITGGYVKEKTNALVGRGALLSLDNYRFDKCFMGVNGIHPEYGYTTADQEEAMVKSKALSLSREAFFVADDSKFSEVYFAKIADLHNASIITNYLDEEVNDLYSRKTSIKVVKE, from the coding sequence TTGTTAACACCTGAAAGGCATGAACTTATTTTACAATTACTGAAACAACATAGTGTTGTGAAAATTCAAGATTTGATAGATGTTTTGAATACTTCAGAATCCACCATCAGACGCGATTTAACTCAATTAGAGCAAGAAGGGTTCTTGAAACGGGTGCATGGTGGAGCAGCTAGGCTCCAAAGGAAAATAACGGAGCAGAGTATGAGTGAAAAAGCGTTCAAAAACCTCCAAGAGAAAAAAATGATTGCGGCATACGCAGCAAAGCTAGTAGAAGATGGAGATAGTATATATTTGGATGCTGGTTCAACCATTAAAGAAATGATTCCATTCTTAAAGAATCGAGACATTGTTGTGGTAACGAACGGACTTACGCATATGACAAGCTTACTTGAAGCTCGTATTCAAACCTATATAACAGGTGGTTATGTCAAAGAAAAAACAAACGCGTTAGTCGGTCGTGGCGCATTATTAAGTCTTGATAACTATCGATTCGATAAATGCTTTATGGGTGTCAATGGTATTCATCCTGAATATGGGTATACTACTGCTGATCAAGAAGAAGCAATGGTGAAAAGCAAAGCATTATCATTATCAAGAGAAGCTTTTTTTGTCGCAGATGATAGTAAATTTTCCGAAGTTTACTTTGCAAAGATAGCTGATTTGCACAATGCTTCTATTATTACTAACTATCTGGATGAAGAGGTAAACGATTTATATTCAAGGAAAACTAGCATAAAGGTTGTGAAAGAATGA
- a CDS encoding GNAT family N-acetyltransferase, translated as MDVFETKRLLLRGWKEADYKDLYEYAQKEEVGPFAGWSPHKSEQESKDVIRYFLQNENSYAIVWKEENKVIGSIGFHERMPDVKLSHLAQREVGFALNPRYWGRGVVPEAVNHLLEYGFEKLCLDLIWCGHFDFNTKSRRVNEKCGFRYKFQKTNHYKLFDNQLITSVYYCMTKEEYFKKIREASVGVSHTNQVRST; from the coding sequence ATGGATGTGTTTGAGACAAAAAGACTGTTATTAAGAGGATGGAAGGAAGCGGATTATAAAGATTTATATGAATATGCGCAAAAGGAAGAAGTAGGTCCGTTTGCGGGCTGGTCACCACATAAAAGTGAACAAGAAAGCAAAGACGTAATCCGCTATTTTTTACAGAATGAAAATTCATATGCGATTGTTTGGAAAGAAGAGAATAAGGTGATTGGAAGTATTGGTTTTCATGAACGAATGCCTGATGTTAAACTCTCTCATTTAGCACAGCGCGAAGTAGGTTTTGCCCTTAACCCCCGGTATTGGGGAAGAGGGGTTGTGCCAGAAGCAGTCAACCATCTATTAGAATATGGATTTGAAAAATTGTGTTTGGATTTAATATGGTGTGGTCATTTTGATTTTAATACGAAGTCAAGACGAGTAAATGAAAAATGTGGGTTTCGTTATAAATTCCAAAAAACCAATCACTATAAACTTTTTGATAACCAGTTAATTACAAGCGTTTATTATTGTATGACGAAAGAGGAGTATTTTAAAAAAATACGAGAAGCTTCAGTAGGTGTATCCCATACAAATCAAGTAAGAAGCACATAA
- a CDS encoding exonuclease domain-containing protein, with product MGVESFLQYMRDLYGKVNSSVLHATSSGSNSQQIAFMRQLQKDLKVEAASRLPLNNLKAVVFDIETTGFLPDKGDQIISIGAIKVEGSDILDEQFYTLVNARVEIPEEISRLTGIKTEDLLDAPSLSDVLVRFFGFVKDDTLIAHHSSHEKSFMQSACWRSFKTPFKHRIVDTSFLFKIVEPQQRILTLEEWCEFSDIPVINRHHALGDAKLTAVLWCQYLQRAEQLGCRTLQDIYERLACR from the coding sequence ATGGGAGTCGAATCGTTTCTTCAATATATGAGAGATTTATATGGAAAAGTAAATTCGAGTGTATTGCACGCTACTTCAAGTGGGAGTAATTCTCAGCAAATTGCTTTTATGAGACAGCTTCAAAAGGATTTAAAGGTTGAGGCTGCCTCTAGGTTACCATTAAATAATTTAAAAGCAGTTGTTTTTGATATTGAAACAACGGGATTTTTACCTGATAAAGGCGATCAAATTATTTCAATAGGTGCTATAAAAGTAGAGGGGAGCGATATTTTAGATGAGCAATTTTATACATTAGTAAACGCTAGAGTAGAGATACCAGAAGAAATAAGCCGCTTAACAGGAATTAAAACCGAAGATTTACTTGATGCGCCGTCTTTATCTGATGTTCTTGTGCGATTTTTTGGTTTTGTAAAAGATGATACGCTCATTGCTCACCACTCTTCCCATGAGAAAAGCTTTATGCAGTCTGCATGCTGGAGAAGTTTTAAAACACCATTTAAGCATCGAATCGTTGATACTTCTTTCTTGTTTAAAATCGTTGAACCACAACAAAGAATATTGACATTAGAGGAATGGTGCGAATTTAGTGATATTCCAGTCATTAATCGTCACCATGCCTTAGGAGATGCTAAATTAACTGCTGTTCTATGGTGTCAGTATTTACAAAGGGCTGAACAATTGGGCTGTCGCACGTTACAGGATATATATGAAAGGCTAGCATGTCGATAA
- a CDS encoding DUF294 nucleotidyltransferase-like domain-containing protein, with amino-acid sequence MCSKNHRLNEWKREKELFLQTTTYQNTQLNDFYDELFMELFQFILFEYKKNYGEPPCSFVWFVTGSAGRKEQGIFSDQDHGIIYESNDENSNQYFIHFGEWLSDALNEIGYPYCEGKVMSSNPIWCKSVEEWKHQLQQWMEKENWESIRFLQIFYDSRQLFGEENYVQELRSYIHQFCVLHPMLLKRFMNNVMRIKKGVGIFGQFFVERTGSHRGSIHLKHTMYLPYVNSIRLLSIKEKIQQTSTLERIQTLRTMETYDNWLKPYESSFRRILDYRINSFKEAKTYEDVHYLNIKELTKEQRQEIKGLMRHGIKLYHQVQRIIEKGC; translated from the coding sequence ATGTGCTCTAAAAATCATAGATTAAATGAATGGAAAAGAGAAAAGGAACTTTTTTTACAAACAACCACTTATCAAAACACTCAATTAAATGATTTTTACGATGAACTATTTATGGAGTTATTTCAATTCATCCTTTTTGAATATAAAAAAAATTATGGAGAACCTCCATGCTCATTTGTCTGGTTTGTTACAGGAAGCGCTGGCAGAAAAGAGCAAGGCATCTTTAGCGATCAAGATCATGGCATTATCTATGAAAGCAATGACGAAAACAGCAATCAATATTTTATCCATTTTGGAGAATGGCTAAGTGATGCGCTAAATGAAATAGGTTATCCATATTGTGAAGGGAAAGTCATGAGTAGTAATCCAATCTGGTGCAAATCCGTAGAAGAATGGAAACACCAATTACAGCAATGGATGGAAAAAGAAAACTGGGAATCAATTAGATTTTTGCAAATCTTTTATGATAGTAGACAACTATTTGGAGAGGAAAATTATGTTCAAGAGTTGAGAAGTTATATTCATCAGTTCTGCGTTCTTCATCCAATGCTTCTAAAAAGATTTATGAATAATGTAATGCGTATAAAAAAAGGGGTCGGAATATTTGGCCAATTTTTTGTTGAAAGAACAGGAAGTCACAGAGGATCGATTCATTTGAAGCATACGATGTATTTACCGTATGTCAATTCGATTAGACTTCTCTCTATTAAGGAAAAAATCCAGCAAACATCGACGTTAGAACGCATTCAAACATTGAGAACGATGGAGACATATGACAACTGGTTAAAACCATATGAAAGCTCTTTTCGGAGAATATTAGATTATCGCATTAATTCATTTAAAGAGGCAAAAACTTATGAAGATGTTCACTATTTGAATATAAAAGAGTTAACGAAAGAGCAAAGACAAGAAATAAAAGGATTAATGCGCCATGGCATCAAATTATATCATCAAGTACAAAGGATAATTGAAAAAGGGTGTTAA
- a CDS encoding ammonium transporter produces MENLEFLMNSLWTMIAAILVIFMLGGFILLEAGSTRMKNAGHIAGKTIFTFGIASLVFWAVGYGFIFGDNANFFVGMSEFFYNGGSVGQIDGDGLQTTVFFVFQLAFAGISLTIALGGFAERAKLSVYLIFSVLFGILVYPIIAHWIWGGGWLAEHGKQDFAGSTVVHLTGAAAALAATILLKPRIGKYNADGSANPIFGHNQVYTALSVLILWVGWFGFNAGSTVSVADGFFGYVALNTNLAAAAGAVAALLISWIVLGKSDITTMLNGALAGLVAITASCAFVEPWAAVVIGLIAGVLVFYSVRFFENRKIDDPIFALSVHGTAGIWGTLSNGLFATAELAEYTGVGKAGLFYNGGFGQLGVQALGVITCGLFAFAISYVILFVIKKVSGLRVTEEEEIMGLDISEHGSYGYPEAFLSKDETKSL; encoded by the coding sequence ATGGAAAATTTAGAGTTTTTAATGAACAGCTTGTGGACGATGATTGCTGCAATTTTAGTTATTTTTATGCTTGGTGGATTTATCTTATTAGAAGCAGGTTCGACAAGAATGAAAAATGCAGGCCATATTGCTGGTAAAACAATTTTTACATTTGGGATAGCTTCGTTAGTTTTCTGGGCTGTTGGTTATGGATTTATTTTTGGAGACAATGCTAATTTCTTTGTCGGAATGAGTGAGTTTTTCTACAATGGCGGTAGCGTTGGCCAAATAGATGGAGATGGATTACAAACTACTGTTTTCTTCGTCTTCCAACTAGCGTTTGCAGGGATTTCTTTAACAATTGCACTTGGTGGTTTTGCGGAGCGTGCGAAATTATCTGTATATCTAATTTTCTCCGTATTATTCGGTATATTGGTTTATCCTATCATTGCCCATTGGATTTGGGGAGGCGGCTGGTTAGCTGAGCATGGAAAGCAAGACTTTGCGGGCTCAACTGTTGTTCACTTAACTGGTGCAGCAGCGGCTCTAGCAGCTACGATCCTTTTAAAGCCGCGTATTGGAAAATACAATGCTGATGGTTCGGCTAACCCGATATTTGGTCATAACCAAGTTTATACAGCGTTAAGCGTATTAATTCTTTGGGTCGGTTGGTTCGGATTCAATGCAGGTAGTACAGTTTCTGTAGCAGACGGTTTCTTTGGATATGTTGCTTTAAATACAAACTTAGCAGCAGCAGCTGGCGCAGTAGCAGCACTACTAATTTCCTGGATTGTTTTAGGAAAGTCAGATATTACAACCATGCTAAATGGTGCCTTAGCAGGTCTCGTTGCCATCACAGCATCTTGTGCATTCGTTGAGCCTTGGGCAGCAGTAGTAATTGGTTTAATTGCTGGAGTACTGGTATTTTATAGTGTTCGCTTCTTCGAGAATAGAAAAATCGATGATCCAATTTTTGCACTATCTGTTCATGGTACTGCGGGAATTTGGGGAACACTATCTAATGGATTATTTGCAACAGCAGAGTTAGCGGAATATACGGGAGTAGGGAAAGCTGGTCTATTTTATAACGGAGGCTTTGGGCAATTAGGCGTGCAGGCGCTTGGTGTTATAACTTGTGGGTTATTCGCTTTTGCAATAAGCTATGTCATTCTATTTGTTATCAAGAAGGTTAGCGGACTACGAGTAACAGAAGAAGAAGAAATTATGGGCTTAGATATTAGTGAACATGGTTCATATGGTTACCCGGAAGCATTCTTGTCAAAAGACGAAACAAAAAGCTTATAA
- a CDS encoding YjcZ family sporulation protein, whose amino-acid sequence MYGYGGYGCGYGTGAVGGVGYGGGFALIVVLFILLIIVGATFIC is encoded by the coding sequence ATGTACGGTTATGGTGGATATGGATGCGGATATGGTACTGGAGCTGTTGGTGGTGTTGGCTACGGTGGCGGATTTGCATTAATCGTAGTATTGTTTATCTTATTAATTATCGTCGGTGCGACATTTATTTGTTAA
- the thiE gene encoding thiamine phosphate synthase codes for MTTYTKERIKQLLKIYFITGSNNSTSDPKVILEEALKGGISIFQFREKGNGALRGEDKIQLAKRLQELCKQYHVPFIVNDDIELALAIDADGVHIGQDDENAIKVRNMLGNKLLGVSAHSIEEIKAAIEAGADYIGIGPIYPTSTKKDAKAVQGTSLIEKVRQENISIPIVGIGGITTENAPPVIQAGADGVAVISEISLAENPYKQTINLRKAVFDQA; via the coding sequence ATGACAACTTATACAAAAGAACGAATAAAACAATTGTTGAAAATTTATTTTATAACGGGAAGCAACAATAGTACATCTGATCCAAAAGTTATTTTGGAAGAAGCACTTAAAGGCGGGATATCGATTTTCCAATTTCGCGAAAAGGGAAATGGGGCATTAAGAGGAGAAGACAAAATTCAACTGGCAAAAAGGTTGCAAGAACTTTGCAAGCAATATCATGTTCCATTCATTGTGAATGATGATATTGAATTAGCCTTGGCCATTGATGCTGATGGGGTACATATCGGTCAAGATGATGAAAATGCCATAAAAGTTAGAAACATGTTAGGTAATAAACTGTTGGGGGTTTCTGCTCACTCCATAGAGGAGATTAAAGCAGCGATAGAGGCAGGAGCGGATTATATTGGCATAGGTCCTATTTACCCAACAAGTACGAAAAAGGATGCCAAAGCAGTACAAGGCACCTCTCTTATTGAAAAAGTAAGACAAGAGAACATTTCGATACCGATTGTTGGGATAGGGGGAATTACTACTGAAAATGCTCCTCCTGTTATACAAGCAGGAGCAGATGGAGTTGCTGTTATTTCGGAAATAAGTTTGGCAGAAAATCCTTATAAACAAACGATAAACTTAAGAAAAGCAGTTTTTGACCAAGCATAA